AGACCAAATTGTTAGCAAAGAACAGCTACTAGATGCTATCTGGGAAGAACCAGAGCTAGTAACTCCAAATGTAATTGAAGTAGCAATAAACCAAATCCGCCAAAAAATGGACAAACCACTTGGCATCTCTACTATTGAGACAGTTCGCCGCCGTGGATATAGATTTTGCTTTCCCAAAAAAGCCTAAGAGCTAGATTTATATTGCAATTAGCTATAGCTGGGGCTATGCTGATTGCGATTTTTTCTGGAATTCTCTACCACTACATTGAAATTTCAATCTTTGAAAATGTAGCTATTAGCCTAAACCGCATAGCAAAAGACTTAGAACCTCGCTCAAAACTCTACGCCCTACAAAGCAAAATTCCAGATGTAAAAATCAGCGTAGATGAGACAAAAATACAAAAACCATATTTTAGCTATAATAAAGACAAAAGCTCCACACAGCTACACTACCCTACAAGCTACGGAACTTTGATAATAGATAAAAATACCAAAGAATATAGCCAAATCACAGCGCAAATTCTCTCAAATATCATTTTTATAAACGCTACTGCAATTTTTCTTATACTTTTTTATGCGCTATTTTTATCTAGAATTCTAGTTTTGCCTGTGCGCACGCTTGCTTTTAAGCTATCTAAACTAAACGAACACAGCCTAAAAGGCGTGGAAAGCACGCAGGTGCCAAGTGAGTTTGAACCTTTAGCAAAGAGCATAAACCGCCTTATAGAAAGAATTGAAGCTTATGCGCTAAGCCAAAAAGAGCTATTTATAGGCGCAGCACACGAGCTAAAAACACCGCTAGCTGTCATGAAAACCAAAAACGAAGTAACCTTGCTAAAAGATAGGCCAAAAGAGCAGTATTGTGGGGCGCTAGAACAAAATATAAAAAGCATTGATCAAATGAATAAGATGGTAAGTGCGATTTTACAAATCGGGCGCGGGGAAGCAGCACAGTTTGAAAAGCCTGTTAATACTGATATAATCGCATTTTTAGGCGAGATTTGTGAGAGCTTTAAAGCCCTTGCTAAAAAAGAAGGCAAAAGCCTTAGTGCTAGTTTTAGTCCGAAAAGTCTAAAAATAAGCATACAAACCACACTTTTTACGCATATTATGCAAAATTTTTTACAAAATGCGCTAAAATTTTCCCCTGAGGGCTCAGAGGTAAAAGTAGAGACAAAACTGCTTGATAATATACTTGAAATCAGCGTTAGCGATGAGGGCTGTGGTATTGATGAGAACAAAGATATTTTTGCACCTTTTAAACGCTATGGCAAGGCTGGTGGGTCAGGTCTGGGGCTTTTTGTGGCGAAAAACGCTGCAAATGCGATGGGAGCGCAGATTAGCGTGCTAAATAGAAATGATGGCAAAAGCGGGGCTGTGGCTAGGCTTTTCCTTAAAATATCTTAAGAATTCTAGATTAGTGTTAAAAAATTAGGTAATTTTAAGTAAAAAATACAAAAAGGATAAAAATGTCAAAAAGAATAGCAGTAATCGACCTTGGCTCAAACTCAGCCAGACTAGCGATTTTTGAGCGCACTAGCAGGCTTGGGTTTTTTATCCTGCGTGAGTATAAAGTAAAAGTGCGCTTAGGACACGGCGCATACGAAAATGGCGGAATGTTGCAAGAAGCAGCCATAGCAGAAGTGCTTGAAGCACTAAGTGAGTTTAAAACCTACATAAAACTCTATAAAGTCCGCAAAATCATCGCCGGCGGCACCTCAGCTCTGCGTGATGCGCCAAATAAAGCTGTGTTTTTAACTAGATTAAAAAACGAGCTAGGCATTGCTATGAAAGTAATTAGCGGCGAAGAAGAAGCTAGCCTTGGAGGCATAGCAGCAAGTAATCTTTTGCCACCACTAGAAGATGCTTTGTGCGTGGATATCGGCGGTGGTAGCACTGAGCTTGCTCGCATAAAAGATGGCAAAATGATAGCTGCAACCTCGCTAAATCTAGGCACGGTGCGATTAAAAGAGCTTTTTTATGACAAGGGCGATTTTAAAGGTGCTACGCAGTTCATAAAAGATAAAATTAACGCTCTTAATGGTGAGTTTAAAAGTGAGCAAATCGTAGCAATCGGTGGGTCGCTAAGAGCGATTTCAAAGGCTATTATGGAGCGTAGCAATTACGCTTATAAGGTGCTTCATGGCTTTTGTTATGAGCTAAGAAAAGAAGGTGCTTTTATCAAAAAAATCGCTACTGCTAAGCCAAATGATTTAAAAGAACTTTGTATAAAAAAAGAGCGTTTTGATACCATTACTGGTGGGGCTAGCATTTTTGATGCTTTATGTGCTTTTGCTGGGGCAAAAAGCGTGATTACAAGTGGTGTTGGTGTGCGTGAGGGATTATTTTTACGAACGATTTTGCGTCCTAGTATGCGCTTTCCAAAGGGTTTTAATCCTAGCTTAAAAAGCCTTAGTGAGCGTTTTTGCGTGATTGATAATGCGCCTATTGTGCGTTTTTCTAGGCTGCTTTTTAAAGAACTTGCTCCATTGCACGCTCTTGGCGAGTATGAACTAGGCTTGCTTAGCGCAGCAGCAAGGGTTTTTAACGCAGGGCGCGCCATAGGATACTACAGCGAGGCGCAAAATAGCGCATATATCGTGCGCTCAGGGCTAAACTATGGCTACACGCACGAGCAAATTTGCGCAATAGCTGCTATTTGCGAACTAAATAGCACAGAGTTTAGCAAGGCTGATTTGGGCGAGTTTTCTGGTATAATTTTGGGCAAAAATCTAAATATCACGGCACTAAAATGGCTATGTTATATACTAGCACTTGCTAGAAATCTTGGTGTGTATGCTGGGGTTAGTGCTAGATTTCATCTTGGCGTTTTAATCATTAGCGGTGCTAGCGAGCTAGCGCTTTTAAAAGCAAATATCAAAAAACTTGTTGAGCCAATTAAATTTGAAATAATTTTTGAGTAAATGGGCTTAGAAATACTCTAGAATTTCCTAAAACTCAAGGTAGAGAATTCTAGAAAAAATAACTTGCTATAAAGTGATTTTAAAACTAATGTGAAAAAAATGATTTAAGATAAAGTGGCTCCGGATGCTGGATTCGAACCAGCGACCAATCGGTTAACAGCCGACTACTCTACCGCTGAGCTAATCCGGAATATTTAAATAAGACTGGAATTATAGCCGAACTTAAAAGCTTTGTCAAGGGTTTTTTAAAAAATTTTTACAAGTTTTTAGATAAAATTATTTGATCATCTAGAATTCCTAACTCCAAAAAATGGGAGTTTTTTAGCAAATTTAAGGACTTTTCATTATCTTTTTTCACCCTAGCAAAAAGCTCTTTAAGCCCTAGCTCATAAGCTTTATTTAGCAAATTTTTTATCAAAATATCGCCAACTTTTTTAAAATCTGGATTTTTGTAAAAGCCAATTTGCGCTGCTGTTTTTGTAATATCAAAAAAGCAAATCACACCTAAAAAACTTCCATTTTCATAAATAGCGTAGTATTTTTTATTATTTTGAGTTTTTAGGTAATTTATAAAGTTTTTAAAAGCCTTTAACTCATTTTTGCGTCCAGAAAAATCGCCTAAAAAGCCGTAAATTTCGGGCTGTGAGCGAGCGTGAAAAACAGCTAAAATCTCATCATTATTTAAAAAACAAAAATCTTTTAACATAGCAAAAATATAAAAAAACATAGGAATTCTAGAATTCTAGAATTTTAAAACCCAGGAATTCTAGAATTTCAAAAATCTAGAATTCCTGGGCTCAAAATACAAAAAATCTAGAATTCCCTAGACCTTTGGAGTATTTTTTATCATTTGCTTAATTTCTGCCTCATCTAACCAAAGCGTATTTTTATCAGAACTATACGCAAACTCACTTTTAACTAACTCGCCTTTTTCGCCTATGGCGTTTTGGCTGAAATCTTCTAATCTATGCTTGGTGCTTGGAGCGATTACATAATGGTCGTTAAACTCAAAAGTATGCATAGCATCATCACTTGCTATCATGGCCTCATGTAGCTTCTCGCCTGGGCGGATGCCAATTATTTTATGTCCAAGTTCTGGTGCCATAGCCTTAGCAAGGTCTATTATGCGCATTGAAGGAATTTTTGGGATGAAAATCTCTCCACCTTTCATACGCTCAAAGTTTTTTAGCACAAAGCGCACGCCTTGTTCTAGCGTGATCCAAAAGCGCGTCATGCGCTCATCTGTAATAGGCAGTTCTTTTGCTCCATCAGCAATAAGCTTAGCAAAAAACGGCACCACAGAGCCCTTTGAGCCAACTACATTGCCGTATCTAGCCACACTAAAGCGTGTGCGGCGTGTGCCTGCGATGTTATTTGCAGCAGTAAAGAGCTTATCACTTGCAAGCTTTGTTGCGCCATATAGATTTATGGGGCTGCAGGCTTTATCAGTGCTTAGGGCGATCACTTTTTCTACATTACACGCAAAGGCTGCGTTTATTACATTTTGCGCGCCGTTTATATTTGTTTTTATACACTCCATAGGGTTATACTCAGCAATAGGCACATGCTTCATAGCAGCTGCGTGAATGACGAAGTCCACATCGTGCATAGCTAGTTTTAGGCGATCCTCATCACGCACATCGCCTACAAAAAAGCGCATACAAGGCGCATCAAAGCCTTGGCTCATCTCATAGTGCTTTTGCTCGTCCCTTGAGTAGATTATAAGCTTATTTGGCACATAATCTCGCAGCAAAACCCTAGCGTATTCTTTGCCAAAGCTGCCTGTGCCACCGGTGATTAAAATATTTTTGCCATTAAACATTTTTGCCCCTTTTTGCGCTTAAAAGCATAATTCTAGCAAAATTTTAAGGCAATTTTAGATAAAATTAGCAAATTTTTAAAAAATGGTAGAAAATGAAAGTTTTTATTAATTGTGATTGTGAAATTTTATCAGCCACGCTAGAAAAAATTCTCTCAAACTCTATTTCTAGCCAAAGTGACGCTGATATCATTATTTGTGAGAGAGAATTTGCTAGCAATAAGCCACTTTTTATCATCGGCAAGGACATCACTCAGCCTTTTAGCGAAACAGAATTAAAGCAAAAATTAAACGAGTTTTTAAATAAAAACGAGTTTTTAGAGAAAAAAAATAGCTCAGCCACCGCACAAAATTTTGATGCTTTTGAGAAAAACTTAGATGAGATTTTGCTTTCTTTTAAAAAGCAAATTTTGGAGCTTTTTAAAAATGCAAAATAAGCAAGATAGCTACGAAATAAACATCGCAAGCGGGGCTTTAAAAGGGCGAAAAATTACCTTGCTTAGCTCAGAGAAAACTCGCAGCACAAAATCCATCGTGGCTGATAGCTTTTTTGACAGCTTGCGTGATGAAGTGCGTGATAGCGTGTTTGCTGAGCTTTTTGGCGGCTGTGGGCTTATGGCTGTGCGTGCACTTAGTGAGGGTGCTAGCAGGGCTTTTGCTTTTGAAAAGGACAAAGCTAGCTTTGGCGTGCTTAGCAAAAACCGCAAAAATCTAGGCTTAGATGAGCGTTTTGAGATATTTTTGGGCGATACTTTTAGTCTAGCTTTGGACGCGCTAAATGGCTCAAAAATCAAGAATTGGAATTCTAGATTTATACTTTATCTAGACCCGCCTTTTAGCATTAGAGAAGGCTTTGATAATATTTATGAAAAATGCGTGGATTTACTTAGCAAACTAGACCCAGATATCGCAGTATTTGAGCATTTAAGCAGTGTTACATTGCCTAAGAGCATAGGCAAACTTACTCTAAAAAAGAGTAAAAAATTTGGAAAAACCACGCTTAGTTATTTTTTTAATGAAAAAGTATAAATTTTTTAAGCTTTTTGCCGATTTTAAAAGCGAATAAAACTCACAAAGGGGTAGAAATATGGAAATCTTTAACAATATAGCAAGCAGCATGGCGACCACAACAGCGCAAAAATCAGCTGAAATTCAACGCCCAGTAGCTGATGTAAGCGGCTCGAAGATAAATACCGAGAGCTCGACCGAGCAGCCAAAAGGTGCAGCTGAGCTAAACAAACAAAACTCAGAAGAAATGAAAGCTAAGCTCGATGAAGCAGTAAACGACCTAAATGAATATATGCAAAAAATGGATACAAACCTGCGCTTTGGCTACAATCAACCGCTAAACACGTTAACAGTAAGCCTAATCAACACTCAAAACGGCGATACAATCCGCCAGTATCCAAGCGAGCAAGTAATAAGAATGAGAGAAAATCTACAAGAACAAATCAGAAGTCTTTTTAAAGAACAAGGGCTTTTGATGGATCAAATAAACTAAAATCATTAACTAGGGAATTCTAGAATTCCCTAAACAAATCCATAAAAATACAAAAGGACAATATCATGGCAGGCGTATCAGTAAGCACTCCAAGCAAAGAAAACTCACCTACTTATGGACTTAGCAAAACAGGTGCAGCAGTCTCAGACAAAGCGCAATTAAACATAGCAAGTAGTATTTTAACTCAAGATGTAATAGATGGTCTAAAAGACGCTGATGAAAGCGTTCAAATCAAGCCTCTTACTCTAAAAATAGATAAAAATACTAAAAAACAAGCCGATATCACAGCACTAACCACGCTGGTATCAACTCTAAAAACAAGCTACGCTGATGTGGCAAACGAAACAGCAATGCTAAAACGCACAGTCACAGCCGCTGGCTCAGGCTCTGTAACAGCAAATGTAGAAGCTGGCGTGGCAGAACAAACCGTCCGCCTAAGCGTAAGCCAGCTAGCACAGGTTGACTCATACCAAAGCAAAGGCTTTAAATCTCGCTCAGAGGCTCTAGCAGGCATTACTAAAGAAGAAAGCCTTACTCTCTCAGTAGGCGATAAAAGCGTAGATATAAAAGTCGGCGCATCAACCACGCTTGAAGATATCATAAACCAAATCAACGACGGCGCAGGCGACGCTATAAAAGCTAGCATAGTAAATACTGGCGGCGAAAATGGCTATAAGATGATTTTACAAAGCAAAGAATCAGGCGAGAAAAATCAAATTAAATTCAGTGTAGCAGGCAATGACCCAGATGCTTTAAAAGGCGCAAAAGATGTGCTAGAAAAACTTGGCTTTAAGGCTAAAGAAACTGCTATTCAGGATGACAAAGGCACAACAACAGGTTATGATCTAGTAATAGACACCGCTGATACTAGCGCAGGCGGCAAACAACTACAAAAAGCCCAAGATGCTAAATTTAGCTTTAATGGCATTGATATCACTCGTAGCTCAAATAGCGTAGATGACCTTATTATCGGAGTTACTTTTAATCTAAACAATGTAGATGAGAAAAACAGCACAACAGGCGCACTAAAAGAAAGCGTAATCACTATAGGCAAAGACACAGACGCAGTAGTAAAATCACTAAAGAGCATGGTAACAGCCTATAATGATCTAATTAGCAATGTCTCTACTGCTACTTCATATGATAGAGAAAATGGTGTAGCAGGTACGCTAAATGGTATGAGCGAAATCACAGGCATAAAAAGAAAGCTACAAAATCTATTTGAATCATCAAATAGCGATGGCAAGAGCCTACAAAACTTTGGCTTTAGCTTTACAGAAAAAGGCGTGCTAAGTGTAGATGAGAGCAAACTAAAAGATACTATAAGCAAAGACTATGAAGGCTTTAAGTCGTTTTTTACAAACTCTACTGAGTATAAAAATGCTGGTGTTTTTGGTACAGAAAAAATAAATCAAACTCTAACAAACAATATCTCTGGCAAGCTAAAAATCAATGGTAAAGAAATTCAAATTGATCTTAATAAAGGCGATGCTGTCAAAAACGCAAATGAGCTTGTAAGGCTTATAAATGACGCTGAGATACCAAATGTAACAGCTCGCCTTGCTGATAATGGCGTCTTACAGCTTGTAGGCACAGGCGGTAAGGATATAGAAATATCAAAAGACTCTGATCCTGCCTTGCTAAAAGCACTAGGTTTAGAGGCTGGCACAACTCCAGGTTCAAGCACTGATAAAAAAGGCTTTTTTGACAAACTAAGCGATATAGTAACTGGGCTAATAGGCACAGAGGGCACACTAACAAACCTAACAAGTAGCCTAAAAGACAAATCCAAAATCATCCAATCGCAAAAAGACAAAGTCCAAGCAACGCTTGATAAAAAATACGCGATGATGCAAAAGCAGTTCTCAACCATCGCTGTGCAAATGAACGCGCTAGAAAACTCATTTAACTCGCTTAAAAACACCTTTGATGCGCTGTTAAATAGCAATAAATAAGGATAAAAATGCAAAGCTCTGCTTATAATAGCTATAATAGCACCAGCCTTAGCGTAGATAACCAAGAAAAGCTAGTTTTGATGCTTTATGAAGGAATTTTGCGCTTTGCGGCTCGTGCCAAAAAGGCAATGCAAGAAAAAAATGTCCAAGAAAAGGTCATGTTTATAAACAAAATTAGCGCAATTTTCATTGAGCTTAGTAGCTCGCTTGACCTAAATCAAGGGCAAATCGCTCATTATCTAAAAGGCCTATATGCTAGAGAAATCACAAGGCTCATTGAAGCAAACATCAAAAACGATGTAGATGCTATAGATGAAGTGATCCGTGTAACTCGTGGGCTAATCTCAGCGTGGAATGATGCTACTGGAACAAACACGCAAGGAGCGCCTGATGTGGACAGATGAACTAACAGTAGCACTCATTGCAGGCGATATAGAAAAGTTTCAAAACATCTTAGACAAACAGCCAAAAGAGCTAAATATAAATGATATTAACACGGCAATGAGCCTTATAACAGAGGCGCAGAAAATTTGTCAGCATAAACTTGATTTGCTTCACACTGAGTTTGAAAAAATCAAGCTTGCTAAAAAGTTTAGCCACGAGATGGCACTAAATTATTAAAAAAATACCTAGGAATTCTAGAATTTATTCTTGGGAATTCTAGAATTTCGGCTTAGGAATTCTAGAATTTTGACTTAGGAATTCTAGGGAATTCTAAATTTTTTTAGGAATTCTAGAATTCCATAGGGCTTTAAACTTACTTAAAAATAGCTAAAATCAAAGGTATAAGATGAATAAAATCCAAAACTTCCCTATCATGCTGTTTACTACTATTATGGGGCTTGGTGGGCTTAGTATGGATATTTTTTATATCTTTGGGGCTGGGTTTTTGTTTGAGAGTTTTCGCTTTGTTACAGCAGCTCTTTTTGCCTTGCTTTTTATCTGCTACGGCTTAAAAATTCTACTTTTTAGAAACTCTGTAAAAGCCGAACTTCACCATCCTATTAAAATTAACTTTTTTCCTGCTTTTAGCATCTCTCTTTTGCTTTTGGCTGCTCTTTTTAGCGAGTTTAGCGGGGTTAGCAAGGCTTTGTTTTACGCTGGCGTGGCGTCTCAAAGCATTATTACTCTTTATGTGATTTCTGCGTGGATCAGCCGCGATATAAACATCGAACACAGTAATCCTGCGTGGTTTATCCCAGTAGCAGCAAACCTGCTAATTCCTGCCTTAGTGCCTTTTGATGCGCCGTGGACTTGGTTTTATTTTTCCTTTGCGCTGTTTTTTTATGTGGTGATTTTTACCTTGCTTTTTTATAGGCTGATTTTTCATCCAAGTTTGGAGAGCAAGTTTATACCGACACTTTTTATTTTCATCGCTCCGCCTTCGGTGGCTTTTTTAGGCTATGAAAAGCTCGCCCGTTTTGATAATTTTGCGCTGATTCTCTTAAATATTGCTATATTTTTTACCCTGCTTTTGTGCTTTATGTATAAAAAGTTTTTGCGCTTAAAGTTTGCTTTATCGTGGTGGGCATTTACTTTTCCGCTTGCTACTTTTTGCCTAGCTCTTTTAAAAGCAGCTCATCTTGGGGATTTTTTTACTTACGCTGGTTTGGCTGTCTTTGGTGCGCTTTGTGTTTTTGTATTTTTGTGTCTTGTTGGCACGATTAAAAGCGTGGTTAAAGGCACAGCTTTTGAAGCTTAAATCTAGAATTCCTAGGAAATTTATTTAGGAATTCTAGAATTTATTCTTGGGAATTCTAGATTTTTTTGAGAATTCTAGAATTTATTCTTAGGAATTCTAGATTTTCAGCCCCCACCTACTAGTTCTATGACCTCTATTTTATCGCCCTCTTTTAGTTCTACTTCTTGCCAAGCTTTTTTTGGGATTACTGAGCCATTTATGCTAATAGCGATGTGTTCGCCAAAGTTTATTAAAATGCTTGCTAAGCCTTGATTTTTCGTATCAAAAG
This DNA window, taken from Campylobacter magnus, encodes the following:
- a CDS encoding GNAT family N-acetyltransferase, whose product is MFFYIFAMLKDFCFLNNDEILAVFHARSQPEIYGFLGDFSGRKNELKAFKNFINYLKTQNNKKYYAIYENGSFLGVICFFDITKTAAQIGFYKNPDFKKVGDILIKNLLNKAYELGLKELFARVKKDNEKSLNLLKNSHFLELGILDDQIILSKNL
- the pseB gene encoding UDP-N-acetylglucosamine 4,6-dehydratase (inverting), giving the protein MFNGKNILITGGTGSFGKEYARVLLRDYVPNKLIIYSRDEQKHYEMSQGFDAPCMRFFVGDVRDEDRLKLAMHDVDFVIHAAAMKHVPIAEYNPMECIKTNINGAQNVINAAFACNVEKVIALSTDKACSPINLYGATKLASDKLFTAANNIAGTRRTRFSVARYGNVVGSKGSVVPFFAKLIADGAKELPITDERMTRFWITLEQGVRFVLKNFERMKGGEIFIPKIPSMRIIDLAKAMAPELGHKIIGIRPGEKLHEAMIASDDAMHTFEFNDHYVIAPSTKHRLEDFSQNAIGEKGELVKSEFAYSSDKNTLWLDEAEIKQMIKNTPKV
- a CDS encoding flagellar protein FlaG, which translates into the protein MEIFNNIASSMATTTAQKSAEIQRPVADVSGSKINTESSTEQPKGAAELNKQNSEEMKAKLDEAVNDLNEYMQKMDTNLRFGYNQPLNTLTVSLINTQNGDTIRQYPSEQVIRMRENLQEQIRSLFKEQGLLMDQIN
- a CDS encoding sensor histidine kinase, whose protein sequence is MQLAIAGAMLIAIFSGILYHYIEISIFENVAISLNRIAKDLEPRSKLYALQSKIPDVKISVDETKIQKPYFSYNKDKSSTQLHYPTSYGTLIIDKNTKEYSQITAQILSNIIFINATAIFLILFYALFLSRILVLPVRTLAFKLSKLNEHSLKGVESTQVPSEFEPLAKSINRLIERIEAYALSQKELFIGAAHELKTPLAVMKTKNEVTLLKDRPKEQYCGALEQNIKSIDQMNKMVSAILQIGRGEAAQFEKPVNTDIIAFLGEICESFKALAKKEGKSLSASFSPKSLKISIQTTLFTHIMQNFLQNALKFSPEGSEVKVETKLLDNILEISVSDEGCGIDENKDIFAPFKRYGKAGGSGLGLFVAKNAANAMGAQISVLNRNDGKSGAVARLFLKIS
- the thiS gene encoding sulfur carrier protein ThiS; amino-acid sequence: MKILLNGNTFDTKNQGLASILINFGEHIAISINGSVIPKKAWQEVELKEGDKIEVIELVGGG
- a CDS encoding RsmD family RNA methyltransferase, which encodes MQNKQDSYEINIASGALKGRKITLLSSEKTRSTKSIVADSFFDSLRDEVRDSVFAELFGGCGLMAVRALSEGASRAFAFEKDKASFGVLSKNRKNLGLDERFEIFLGDTFSLALDALNGSKIKNWNSRFILYLDPPFSIREGFDNIYEKCVDLLSKLDPDIAVFEHLSSVTLPKSIGKLTLKKSKKFGKTTLSYFFNEKV
- a CDS encoding Ppx/GppA phosphatase family protein → MSKRIAVIDLGSNSARLAIFERTSRLGFFILREYKVKVRLGHGAYENGGMLQEAAIAEVLEALSEFKTYIKLYKVRKIIAGGTSALRDAPNKAVFLTRLKNELGIAMKVISGEEEASLGGIAASNLLPPLEDALCVDIGGGSTELARIKDGKMIAATSLNLGTVRLKELFYDKGDFKGATQFIKDKINALNGEFKSEQIVAIGGSLRAISKAIMERSNYAYKVLHGFCYELRKEGAFIKKIATAKPNDLKELCIKKERFDTITGGASIFDALCAFAGAKSVITSGVGVREGLFLRTILRPSMRFPKGFNPSLKSLSERFCVIDNAPIVRFSRLLFKELAPLHALGEYELGLLSAAARVFNAGRAIGYYSEAQNSAYIVRSGLNYGYTHEQICAIAAICELNSTEFSKADLGEFSGIILGKNLNITALKWLCYILALARNLGVYAGVSARFHLGVLIISGASELALLKANIKKLVEPIKFEIIFE
- the fliD gene encoding flagellar filament capping protein FliD; this translates as MAGVSVSTPSKENSPTYGLSKTGAAVSDKAQLNIASSILTQDVIDGLKDADESVQIKPLTLKIDKNTKKQADITALTTLVSTLKTSYADVANETAMLKRTVTAAGSGSVTANVEAGVAEQTVRLSVSQLAQVDSYQSKGFKSRSEALAGITKEESLTLSVGDKSVDIKVGASTTLEDIINQINDGAGDAIKASIVNTGGENGYKMILQSKESGEKNQIKFSVAGNDPDALKGAKDVLEKLGFKAKETAIQDDKGTTTGYDLVIDTADTSAGGKQLQKAQDAKFSFNGIDITRSSNSVDDLIIGVTFNLNNVDEKNSTTGALKESVITIGKDTDAVVKSLKSMVTAYNDLISNVSTATSYDRENGVAGTLNGMSEITGIKRKLQNLFESSNSDGKSLQNFGFSFTEKGVLSVDESKLKDTISKDYEGFKSFFTNSTEYKNAGVFGTEKINQTLTNNISGKLKINGKEIQIDLNKGDAVKNANELVRLINDAEIPNVTARLADNGVLQLVGTGGKDIEISKDSDPALLKALGLEAGTTPGSSTDKKGFFDKLSDIVTGLIGTEGTLTNLTSSLKDKSKIIQSQKDKVQATLDKKYAMMQKQFSTIAVQMNALENSFNSLKNTFDALLNSNK
- the fliS gene encoding flagellar export chaperone FliS, which translates into the protein MQSSAYNSYNSTSLSVDNQEKLVLMLYEGILRFAARAKKAMQEKNVQEKVMFINKISAIFIELSSSLDLNQGQIAHYLKGLYAREITRLIEANIKNDVDAIDEVIRVTRGLISAWNDATGTNTQGAPDVDR
- a CDS encoding SLAC1 anion channel family protein, whose product is MNKIQNFPIMLFTTIMGLGGLSMDIFYIFGAGFLFESFRFVTAALFALLFICYGLKILLFRNSVKAELHHPIKINFFPAFSISLLLLAALFSEFSGVSKALFYAGVASQSIITLYVISAWISRDINIEHSNPAWFIPVAANLLIPALVPFDAPWTWFYFSFALFFYVVIFTLLFYRLIFHPSLESKFIPTLFIFIAPPSVAFLGYEKLARFDNFALILLNIAIFFTLLLCFMYKKFLRLKFALSWWAFTFPLATFCLALLKAAHLGDFFTYAGLAVFGALCVFVFLCLVGTIKSVVKGTAFEA